The Lepisosteus oculatus isolate fLepOcu1 chromosome 4, fLepOcu1.hap2, whole genome shotgun sequence genome window below encodes:
- the tcta gene encoding T-cell leukemia translocation-altered gene protein homolog produces MEEPWDFEFLSRLLDGLMSFVSEFVSDWLANDVRVAIFKILLGWFVFSLVAIHFAWKVYGPTVNDMYYRQGTGGQNGGTPEVAPHLSGWEGVASGDAFKTHRE; encoded by the exons atGGAAGAGCCGTGGGACTTCGAGTTCTTGTCGCGGCTCCTGGACGGCCTGATGTCCTTCGTGTCGGAGTTCGTGAGCGACTGGCTCGCCAACGACGTGAGGGTGGCGATTTTCAAGATCCTGCTCGGCTGGTTCGTCTTCAGCCTGGTCGCCATCCACTTCGCCTGGAAGGTCTACGGCCCCACCGTCAACGACATGTACTACCGGCAGG GGACTGGAGGCCAGAATGGGGGGACTCCGGAGGTGGCTCCTCATCTCAGCGGCTG GGAGGGGGTGGCAAGCGGAGATGCTTTCAAGACGCACCGGGAGTGA
- the glyctk gene encoding glycerate kinase, which produces MGPALALAPALSLSLSLGPGAPRAMSRAMSRAAQAREIFGAAVGAVQPDAVVRRSLERQGERLLVGGRSYTLRENLHLVGFGKAVLGMAAAAERIVGDHLVQGVISVPLGIQEALRQDGKGEMLLGAGSRIRALEGARHNLPDAAAQEAARAIRALAGGLTDRDLLLVLISGGGSALLPSPVPPVTLEEKQGLTRMLAARGATIQELNTVRKALSLLKGGGLARCAHPAQVVSLILSDVIGDPLDLIASGPTVPGPARPEASRAILERYGLWASLPRSVRDVLESQQQQEEEEGGPGRVHNVLIGSNTLALEAAARRAQELGFRPVVVSPGVCGDVRAVARLYATLARFAREARGPGGPPPGLAAAVLELAPQVGVAAGDLRRALQAAEGGGPGLCLLAGGEPTVELRGGGRGGRNQELALRVGLELGQGAAFLSGGTDGQDGPTDAAGAVADAQLAREARAQGLDPEGFLRDNDSFTFFSRLSGGRRLLRTGLTGTNVMDVHVLLLPAS; this is translated from the exons ATGGGCCCCGCCCTCGCCCTCGCCCCCGCCCTGTCGCTGTCGCTGTCCCTCGGCCCGGGCGCCCCGCGGGCCATGTCGCGGGCCATGTCGCGGGCGGCGCAGGCGCGGGAGATCTTCGGCGCGGCGGTGGGAGCCGTGCAGCCCGACGCCGTGGTGCGCCGCAGCCTGGAGCGGCAGGGAGAGCGCCTCCTGGTGGGGGGCCGGAGTTACACCCTGCGGGAGAACCTGCACCTGGTGGGCTTCGGCAAGGCCGTGCTGGGCATGGCGGCGGCCGCGGAGAGGATCGTGGGCGACCACCTGGTGCAGGGCGTGATCAGCGTACCGCTCGGGATACAGGAAGCACTGAGGCAGGATGGGAAAGG GGAGATGCTGCTGGGAGCAGGGAGCCGTATCCGGGCGCTGGAGGGAGCGCGCCACAACCTCCCGGACGCGGCGGCGCAGGAGGCGGCGCGGGCGATCAGGGCGCTGGCCGGCGGGCTGACGGACCGcgacctgctgctggtgctgatctCCG GGGGCGGCTCAGCGCTCCTGCCCTCCCCCGTCCCCCCGGTCACGCTGGAGGAGAAGCAGGGCCTGACGCGGATGCTGGCGGCGCGTGGGGCGACGATCCAGGAGCTGAACACGGTGCGCAAGgcgctgtccctgctgaagggAGGAGGCCTGGCCCGCTGTGCACACCCGGCGCAG GTGGTCAGCCTGATCCTCTCCGATGTCATCGGCGACCCGCTCGACCTCATCGCCAGCGGCCCCACCgtgcccggcccggcccggcccgagGCGAGCCGGGCCATCCTGGAGCGCTACGGGCTGTGGGCCTCGCTGCCCCGCTCCGTGCGGGACGTCCTGGAGagccagcagcagcaggaggaggaggagggaggccCCGGGCGGGTGCACAACGTGTTGATCGGCTCCAACACGCTGGCGCTGGAGGCGGCAGCGCGGCGCGCGCAGGAGCTGGGGTTCCGGCCCGTGGTGGTCTCGCCGGGGGTCTGCGGCGACGTGCGCGCGGTGGCCCGGCTCTACGCCACGCTGGCCCGCTTCGCCCGCGAGGCCCGGGGCCCCGGGGGCCCCCCGCCGGGCCTGGCCGCCGCCGTGCTGGAGCTGGCCCCGCAGGTGGGGGTGGCGGCGGGGGACCTGCGGCGCGCCCTGCAGGCCGCGGAGGGGGGCGGCCCCGGCCTGTGCCTGCTGGCGGGCGGGGAGCCCACCGTGGAGCTGCGGGGCGGCGGCAGAGGCGGGCGCAACCAGGAGCTGGCGCTGCGCGTGGGGCTGGAGCTGGGGCAGGGCGCCGCCTTCCTCAGCGGGGGCACGGACGGGCAGGACGGGCCCACGGACGCGGCGGGCGCCGTGGCGGACGCCCAGCTGGCCCGGGAGGCCCGGGCCCAGGGGCTCGACCCGGAGGGGTTCCTGCGCGACAACGACTCCTTCACCTTCTTCTCCCGCCTCTCGGGCGGGCGGCGGCTGCTCCGCACCGGCCTCACCGGCACCAACGTGATGGACGTCCACGTGCTGCTGCTCCCCGCCAGCTAG